A genomic segment from Tuwongella immobilis encodes:
- a CDS encoding RluA family pseudouridine synthase yields MLLDSFIITRQEADLTLTAVLRQRLRLSWSQAKRLVLKRQIKLNNHIPGDPVMRMKVGMRIEVHGQHALPSRAVMPEEAEVSTARPAAKAKPQPKPNAANRPDSPRDASPRDRDRDRTASRDRDARAQSPRDDRPAKAKPTPGPKPTNPPRAPRPVPMLPSERIRYVDDFVVVVEKPAGMTTMRHAEEAAEFGERAKRFLPKTLADLIPPTIGTPDRKLISVHRIDRDTTGLVVFARNKIAAKSLMKQFREHTIERRYLALVRGKPTAGRIESHFIDDRGDGRRGSVITPGEQTQRAVTHVRIVEELGEFTLVECRLETGRTHQVRIHLGEMGCPLAGETVYDRPLHGAPLPDRSGAKRTMLHAAHLGFVHPETGSKMHWDSLLPNDMATLLEALRNPAAESAAAASQPADMLPAGILAGGIIAGAALTGEALANNAGDNGASTPANSSADDLHADDLDADDLDDDLDDDDDDDGLFIDRPLGTAADEDLDEWPEDDA; encoded by the coding sequence ATGCTGTTGGATTCGTTTATCATTACCCGCCAAGAGGCGGATCTCACCCTGACTGCCGTGCTGCGCCAACGGCTGCGACTGAGCTGGTCGCAGGCGAAACGACTCGTGCTCAAACGTCAAATCAAGTTGAACAACCATATTCCCGGCGATCCGGTGATGCGGATGAAAGTCGGCATGCGCATCGAAGTGCATGGCCAGCATGCGCTTCCGTCGCGCGCGGTGATGCCCGAAGAGGCCGAAGTCTCCACGGCTCGTCCCGCTGCCAAGGCCAAACCGCAACCCAAACCCAACGCCGCCAATCGGCCCGATTCCCCCCGCGATGCTTCCCCGCGCGACCGGGATCGGGATCGCACCGCCAGTCGGGATCGAGACGCCCGCGCGCAATCGCCGCGTGACGATCGCCCCGCGAAAGCCAAACCGACGCCCGGCCCCAAGCCGACGAATCCGCCCCGTGCGCCGCGTCCGGTGCCGATGCTGCCAAGTGAGCGCATTCGCTACGTCGATGATTTCGTGGTGGTTGTCGAAAAGCCCGCTGGCATGACCACCATGCGACACGCCGAGGAAGCCGCCGAATTCGGCGAGCGCGCTAAGCGATTTCTGCCCAAAACGCTCGCGGATCTCATTCCGCCGACGATCGGCACCCCCGATCGCAAACTGATCTCCGTGCATCGCATCGACCGCGATACCACCGGGCTGGTCGTCTTCGCCCGCAACAAAATCGCGGCGAAATCGCTGATGAAGCAATTCCGCGAGCATACCATCGAACGCCGATATCTGGCGTTGGTGCGTGGCAAACCGACGGCGGGTCGCATCGAATCGCACTTCATCGATGATCGCGGAGATGGCCGCCGAGGCAGCGTCATCACGCCGGGCGAACAGACCCAGCGTGCGGTCACGCATGTGCGCATTGTCGAAGAATTAGGCGAATTCACACTGGTGGAATGCCGCCTTGAGACCGGTCGCACGCACCAAGTTCGCATCCACCTGGGCGAAATGGGCTGCCCGCTGGCCGGCGAAACGGTGTACGATCGCCCGCTGCATGGTGCCCCGCTGCCGGATCGCTCCGGTGCCAAACGCACGATGCTGCACGCCGCCCATCTGGGCTTCGTTCACCCGGAAACCGGGTCGAAAATGCACTGGGATTCGCTGCTGCCCAACGACATGGCCACCCTGCTGGAAGCGCTGCGAAACCCCGCCGCCGAATCGGCCGCAGCCGCGAGCCAACCCGCCGACATGCTCCCCGCCGGAATTCTCGCCGGTGGAATCATCGCTGGCGCAGCCCTGACGGGCGAAGCACTTGCCAACAACGCGGGTGACAACGGCGCATCCACGCCAGCGAATTCATCCGCCGATGATCTCCATGCGGATGAT
- the proB gene encoding glutamate 5-kinase, with the protein MTRQAILEAAQTIVVKVGTNVLCDPNGTLDRTRMQALTDQLVRIRQTGRRVALVSSGAVGAGMGRLGLAKRPSELPELQACAAIGQAALMQMYQECLAPSGVQSAQILLTASDFDNRTRYLNARHTIRTLLEWNCLPIINENDTISTAEIRFGDNDQLAAMVTNLLQAELLILLTVVDGLYSADPNTDPTARILTTVPTIDRSVTELAGATRSTLGTGGMGSKLRAARLATNAGEAVIMANGAKPGVIDAIMGGAEVGTLFLPHGENMAAWKRWLGYTAQPRGSLTLDAGAVTAVVQKGRSLLPIGVRQVSGDFDEGDVVSLRQEDGREIARGLCNYDHRDAALIVGQKREQIVTILGRVPYDEMIHRDNLVVLG; encoded by the coding sequence ATGACGCGCCAGGCGATTCTCGAAGCGGCTCAGACAATTGTGGTCAAGGTGGGCACCAACGTGCTGTGCGATCCCAACGGCACGCTGGATCGCACGCGAATGCAGGCGCTGACCGATCAACTGGTGCGAATCCGTCAAACGGGCCGCCGGGTGGCGCTGGTGAGTTCCGGTGCGGTGGGCGCGGGGATGGGGCGACTGGGGTTGGCGAAGCGACCCAGCGAGTTGCCGGAACTGCAGGCGTGTGCCGCGATTGGTCAGGCCGCGCTCATGCAGATGTATCAGGAATGTCTAGCCCCATCGGGGGTGCAATCGGCTCAAATTTTGCTCACCGCCAGCGACTTCGATAATCGCACGCGGTATCTGAATGCTCGTCATACAATTCGCACACTGCTGGAGTGGAATTGTCTGCCGATTATCAACGAGAACGACACGATCAGCACCGCCGAAATCCGCTTCGGCGACAACGACCAACTCGCGGCGATGGTGACGAATCTGCTGCAAGCCGAGTTGCTGATTCTGCTTACGGTGGTGGATGGCCTTTACTCGGCGGACCCCAATACCGATCCGACTGCCCGAATTCTGACAACGGTGCCGACGATTGACCGATCGGTGACGGAGCTGGCCGGGGCGACCCGCTCGACGCTGGGCACCGGCGGCATGGGCAGCAAACTGCGGGCGGCGCGGCTGGCCACCAACGCGGGCGAGGCGGTCATCATGGCCAATGGGGCCAAGCCGGGAGTGATCGATGCGATCATGGGCGGAGCCGAAGTGGGAACGCTGTTTTTGCCGCACGGCGAAAATATGGCGGCGTGGAAGCGCTGGCTGGGATATACCGCCCAGCCTCGCGGTTCGCTGACGTTGGATGCTGGGGCCGTGACGGCGGTGGTGCAGAAGGGGCGAAGTTTACTGCCGATTGGCGTGCGGCAAGTGAGCGGCGATTTCGACGAAGGCGATGTCGTCTCGCTGCGGCAGGAAGATGGCCGCGAAATCGCTCGCGGGCTGTGTAACTACGATCATCGGGACGCCGCGCTGATCGTCGGGCAAAAGCGGGAGCAGATCGTCACGATCCTCGGACGGGTGCCGTATGATGAGATGATCCATCGGGATAACTTGGTGGTGCTGGGATAA